A genomic segment from Legionella micdadei encodes:
- a CDS encoding phage integrase N-terminal domain-containing protein — MRKNSLRQAANRYFQLDNRGSYQEKKKRAYVIQKMIDDLFRIGDVPTSWQNMKSEHIQKLVGYWKRNHVKDATIMRYMTIIRNYLLSINCPIQNIDNKSLQLHRKILKPQRLKWQPNLWESFSEMTSRIIMALQTEFGLTFSEAIQIKPGIHIKEHKLSLTREITFNSVDRTIPFRNEIQKNVVSDLEKLTNRQSLVQFFGYKQVKLSWNHTLMAFDIPIKKSWRYLYAKQMYQHLLPILGNYQTCLILQDELGIKSRNTLWTYLHE; from the coding sequence ATGAGAAAAAATTCCTTAAGACAAGCTGCAAACCGGTACTTCCAACTTGATAACCGAGGCAGCTACCAAGAAAAGAAAAAACGCGCATACGTCATACAAAAGATGATTGATGATCTATTCCGTATTGGAGATGTTCCTACTTCATGGCAAAACATGAAATCAGAGCATATTCAAAAACTGGTTGGATATTGGAAAAGAAACCATGTTAAAGATGCAACAATTATGCGTTATATGACAATTATTAGAAATTATTTACTAAGCATTAATTGTCCAATACAGAATATAGACAACAAGTCTCTGCAATTGCATCGAAAAATATTAAAACCCCAACGATTAAAATGGCAACCCAATCTCTGGGAATCGTTCTCTGAAATGACATCACGCATTATTATGGCCTTACAAACAGAGTTTGGTTTGACCTTTAGTGAAGCAATACAGATTAAACCTGGGATCCATATCAAAGAGCATAAACTTTCGCTCACGAGAGAAATCACTTTTAACTCGGTGGACAGAACGATCCCTTTCAGAAATGAAATTCAAAAAAACGTCGTATCTGACTTAGAAAAACTAACTAATAGACAAAGTTTGGTACAATTTTTTGGTTATAAACAAGTCAAACTTAGCTGGAATCATACCCTCATGGCTTTTGACATACCCATAAAAAAGTCCTGGCGTTATCTATATGCAAAACAAATGTATCAACACTTACTACCCATATTGGGTAACTACCAAACCTGTTTGATATTACAGGATGAACTTGGAATAAAATCTCGCAACACACTATGGACATACCTACATGAGTAA
- a CDS encoding DUF2075 domain-containing protein has protein sequence MSRAYYASDIEQFINDSPSYILGELSTFHSFSLDELQRNAWLKQIEICKTIGSALASSYIAFEFSIPRMGKRVDVILLHKGIIFVLEFKVGDKQYTNSALTQALDYALDLKNFHEQSHSRYIVPILVATDAPNFYNNIDRYDDKVYSPLRANKENLLAVINEVTRSISAANLVSEIWMDSIYKPTPTIIEAAQALYKGHSVAEISRSDSGAINLSLTSKAISDIIDSSKLNNRKSICFITGVPGAGKTLAGLNIANERHDIDAGEHAVFLSGNGPLVAVLQEALARDEVADGKRTKSKISKKEAQSKTKAFIQNIHHFRDDALQHFLPPVERVAVFDEAQRAWTLEQTTFFMKRKKGISDFDMSEPEFLISVMDRHQDWSIIICLIGGGQEINTGEAGLSEWFHAIKKDYPHWDVYVSNKLTDSEYTNGQNIYSDFREGQINIRDELHLAVSMRSFRSEKLSMFVKAILDCQLEDAKRILDNLNPLYPIVLTRDLNTAKYWLKNKARGSESTGIIASSGAYRLKPYGIHIKSEIDPIQWFLNPHDDVRSSNFLEDVATEFDIQGLELDWTCVAWDANLRKTPSGWSYKKFSGTKWSNINDETRKRYLLNTYRVLLTRARQGMVIFIPKGELSDETRLPEFYDTVYNYLIHVGIQAI, from the coding sequence ATGTCTCGTGCTTACTATGCTTCTGACATCGAACAATTTATCAACGATTCCCCAAGTTACATTCTTGGCGAGTTATCTACCTTCCATTCCTTTTCTCTTGATGAGTTACAGCGTAACGCTTGGCTAAAACAGATCGAGATCTGTAAAACCATTGGATCAGCCTTAGCGAGTTCTTATATTGCATTTGAATTCTCTATTCCAAGAATGGGAAAAAGAGTGGATGTTATCCTTCTTCACAAAGGAATTATCTTTGTTTTAGAGTTTAAAGTAGGGGATAAACAATATACAAATAGCGCGTTAACCCAAGCGCTGGATTATGCTTTAGATTTGAAAAATTTTCACGAACAAAGCCATTCTCGTTATATAGTGCCAATTTTAGTAGCTACTGATGCACCGAATTTCTATAACAATATTGATAGATATGATGACAAAGTATATTCACCGCTTAGGGCAAATAAGGAAAATCTTCTTGCAGTCATAAATGAAGTTACCAGGTCGATATCAGCGGCTAATCTCGTTTCAGAAATATGGATGGATTCAATATATAAACCAACACCAACCATTATTGAAGCTGCACAGGCACTCTATAAAGGGCATAGTGTTGCAGAAATATCCCGTTCAGATTCTGGTGCAATTAATCTTAGTCTCACTTCTAAAGCAATTTCAGATATAATTGATAGTTCCAAGCTAAACAATCGTAAATCGATTTGTTTTATTACTGGGGTTCCTGGTGCTGGAAAGACTCTTGCGGGCCTTAACATTGCAAACGAACGACACGATATAGATGCCGGTGAACATGCAGTGTTTTTATCTGGTAATGGTCCATTGGTTGCTGTGCTTCAAGAGGCACTGGCACGCGATGAAGTGGCAGACGGAAAAAGAACTAAAAGTAAAATATCCAAAAAGGAAGCACAATCTAAAACTAAGGCATTTATACAGAATATTCATCATTTTAGAGATGATGCTCTTCAGCATTTCCTTCCTCCTGTTGAGCGAGTTGCTGTATTTGATGAGGCTCAACGGGCCTGGACCTTAGAGCAAACAACTTTTTTCATGAAAAGAAAAAAAGGTATCTCAGATTTTGATATGTCAGAACCTGAGTTCTTAATTAGTGTTATGGATCGCCACCAGGATTGGTCCATTATTATATGCTTAATTGGCGGTGGCCAAGAAATCAACACTGGTGAAGCAGGACTTTCTGAGTGGTTTCATGCCATAAAAAAAGATTATCCTCATTGGGATGTGTATGTTTCCAACAAACTTACAGATAGTGAGTATACTAATGGACAAAATATTTACTCAGATTTTCGAGAAGGTCAAATCAATATAAGGGATGAACTTCATCTTGCAGTTTCAATGAGGTCTTTTCGGTCAGAGAAACTCTCAATGTTCGTGAAGGCAATTTTAGATTGCCAATTAGAAGATGCCAAACGAATTTTGGATAACTTAAATCCACTCTATCCAATTGTTTTAACACGAGATCTCAATACAGCAAAATATTGGCTTAAAAATAAGGCAAGAGGCTCCGAAAGCACGGGCATCATTGCCTCTTCGGGAGCATATAGATTAAAACCTTATGGAATTCATATTAAGTCAGAGATAGATCCAATTCAATGGTTTTTAAATCCTCATGATGATGTACGTTCATCAAACTTTTTAGAGGACGTCGCTACGGAATTTGATATTCAAGGCCTAGAGCTCGATTGGACCTGTGTTGCCTGGGATGCAAATTTAAGAAAAACACCTAGTGGTTGGAGTTACAAAAAATTTAGTGGGACAAAATGGTCAAACATCAATGATGAAACACGCAAAAGGTACTTATTAAATACATACAGAGTTTTGCTTACCAGGGCCCGACAAGGAATGGTTATTTTTATACCGAAAGGTGAGCTTAGTGATGAAACAAGACTACCCGAATTTTACGATACTGTTTATAATTATTTGATTCATGTTGGTATTCAAGCTATATAA
- a CDS encoding phage integrase N-terminal domain-containing protein has translation MSKSKLKSALFSINECIKELSVYSHASKADTRHILNRCIKDLHEQGFMVAHVKGLKSKHIQVLVEHWKKQGKNPATIKNYMSKLRKLSIWLNKPEIIKPSNDYYQIDNRNYVPTYNKAITNIDFSKCENPMIRLSLEAQYLFGLRREESMKLVISEAWFGERLILKSSWTKGGIGRAIDITSKEQKEWLEKTIKQISPGHSLIPKNKTYKQYLRQYQTEIEKLGLKNCHGLRHAYAQRRYHDLTRQLSPDKQPFECPIEGGKTSKYLSQSEKAIDREAREIISRDLGHSRVSITKTYLG, from the coding sequence ATGAGTAAATCAAAACTTAAAAGCGCACTATTTTCTATCAACGAATGTATCAAAGAACTAAGTGTATATTCCCATGCCAGTAAAGCTGATACACGCCATATATTGAATCGTTGCATCAAGGATCTGCATGAGCAAGGTTTTATGGTAGCTCATGTCAAGGGACTAAAATCAAAACACATTCAAGTGTTAGTAGAACATTGGAAAAAACAGGGTAAAAATCCGGCCACCATAAAAAATTACATGTCTAAACTCAGGAAATTATCCATCTGGCTTAATAAACCAGAGATAATCAAACCCAGCAATGACTATTATCAAATTGATAATCGAAATTATGTACCCACATACAATAAAGCTATCACTAATATAGACTTCTCAAAATGCGAAAATCCAATGATACGATTATCTCTTGAGGCTCAATACCTCTTTGGTTTACGTCGTGAAGAGTCGATGAAATTGGTTATAAGCGAGGCTTGGTTTGGCGAACGTTTGATATTAAAATCCAGCTGGACTAAAGGCGGAATTGGAAGAGCCATAGATATTACAAGCAAGGAACAAAAAGAATGGCTAGAAAAAACAATAAAACAAATCTCTCCTGGCCATTCATTGATCCCCAAAAATAAAACTTATAAACAGTATCTGAGGCAATATCAAACTGAGATAGAAAAGTTAGGGTTGAAAAATTGTCATGGTCTGCGTCATGCTTATGCTCAAAGAAGATACCACGATTTAACCAGGCAGTTATCGCCTGATAAACAACCATTCGAATGTCCCATTGAAGGGGGAAAAACATCTAAATATTTATCTCAATCAGAAAAAGCCATAGACAGAGAAGCTCGTGAAATTATAAGTAGAGACCTCGGCCACTCCAGAGTATCTATAACCAAAACCTACTTAGGATAA
- a CDS encoding integrating conjugative element protein, protein MKKSLLLALLIPSLTHAGSFMPSQSDYYYELGGTSNLFIPPVNKDQTLVIGADIDGRMGFSCSGFNPVVSITNTFQDLKKSALNIPGGVIDNLKGSVAGFPLYKLQQSMPALYNVLQNAASSAQNEFTLKVKDCQEVKQALEQNQSPMEGILSVSDSQGWLDAAKRAKKENVDVTETSKSIAQKRDEYGLPWIGHDKGNAGGKFQRPIKVINDVVIAGYNILLERKPLDSLEKPSTKIPMVQSWPTPTDAANWAVKVLGDIQVSSSENKQNHDAKAGIGLSALLQSCANANTCSQNIAKALWNLINGTWKLTEENLHKISASNLLITDEVITTIQHLPREEQMLTVSKLAEEIAVQNMLDKALMMRRILQAGLQVQEVQNLKPAMNMVLFALKKLDDDIHSLSFENDVRKKMMTETLGTIMDIRHQAQSQNMPGQDHEQPAVKNGAIYVKENKGA, encoded by the coding sequence ATGAAGAAATCTCTATTACTAGCTTTACTCATTCCATCACTGACTCATGCTGGCAGCTTTATGCCAAGTCAATCGGATTACTATTATGAATTAGGAGGAACATCTAATTTATTTATTCCACCTGTTAATAAAGACCAAACACTGGTTATTGGTGCAGATATTGATGGCCGTATGGGATTCTCTTGTAGCGGTTTTAATCCTGTCGTATCCATTACCAATACCTTTCAGGATTTGAAAAAATCAGCGTTAAATATCCCTGGCGGTGTCATTGATAACCTCAAAGGCTCTGTCGCAGGATTCCCACTTTATAAGCTACAGCAGTCCATGCCTGCTTTATATAATGTTCTACAAAATGCCGCATCCAGCGCACAAAATGAATTCACTCTCAAGGTTAAGGATTGCCAAGAAGTCAAACAAGCTCTGGAACAAAACCAATCGCCAATGGAAGGCATATTATCAGTATCCGATAGTCAAGGATGGCTCGACGCTGCCAAACGAGCTAAAAAGGAAAACGTCGATGTGACTGAAACATCGAAAAGTATTGCTCAAAAACGAGATGAATATGGCCTGCCCTGGATAGGCCACGATAAAGGCAATGCTGGCGGTAAGTTTCAACGTCCCATTAAGGTCATCAATGATGTGGTCATTGCGGGCTACAACATCCTTTTAGAGAGAAAACCCTTAGATTCTTTGGAAAAACCAAGCACTAAAATTCCTATGGTACAAAGCTGGCCAACACCTACCGATGCAGCTAATTGGGCAGTTAAGGTTCTTGGTGATATTCAGGTTAGCAGCAGTGAGAACAAACAAAACCATGATGCTAAAGCAGGAATTGGCTTATCAGCTTTATTGCAAAGCTGTGCGAACGCCAATACCTGTAGTCAGAACATTGCCAAGGCCTTATGGAATTTGATCAATGGTACATGGAAACTGACCGAGGAAAATCTGCATAAAATCAGTGCTTCCAATTTACTGATTACCGATGAAGTCATTACCACCATTCAGCATCTACCCCGTGAAGAACAAATGCTTACAGTCTCAAAACTGGCAGAAGAAATCGCTGTTCAAAATATGTTGGATAAAGCATTGATGATGCGCCGCATCTTACAAGCAGGATTACAAGTGCAAGAAGTACAGAATTTAAAACCTGCTATGAATATGGTCTTGTTTGCCCTGAAAAAACTGGACGATGACATTCATTCTTTGTCTTTTGAAAACGATGTCCGTAAAAAAATGATGACTGAAACCTTAGGAACCATCATGGATATTCGACACCAAGCCCAAAGCCAAAATATGCCAGGTCAGGATCACGAACAGCCTGCTGTTAAAAATGGCGCAATTTACGTTAAAGAAAATAAAGGAGCTTAA
- a CDS encoding conjugal transfer protein TraG N-terminal domain-containing protein: MIVFNPLSLYTTYLGWQQYEVLFNALWQTGLLYLGFLAIGYRFLKNVLNPAGAFYAVEHALNNFLYELTITFLICSLFVYPCVPLETKALQFKPLCGLKNPTTAVIGDSGTTYDEAFADLLTNQVKIPIGFAIIQNFMSSFTYSLMKVTGCTDSLQSIQGDLVSTYLPQNIRKQALDFHRQCFIEARTQFNSEKHEASELDPMLKRYGGEDDLNWMGSKILQKMYYSKLHARQPVSGFTFHQAPNRNLEKAANRGDIPPEQLPEDGYPSCQQWWSKIKTDLVEVSNQASVFNKHLNYYAMLDRVRQYKMKHPKAWKADISAEDFIAKMLLQESKDMQASSVQNLMDNNNGKVASAITHSLVNVGQWTKSWTSTPLKREAIMQTLPVMQAFFMFFLIILTPMVLSLSCYSTRALGSLCALFVMAIFLQYLWHLVGFLERSVLDPLGENDAISAMKNMAVMFYFVAPVLLLRLSSHFGGDAGAGLMDLVNGSDRQSESMAQSGMHVAKTGVKIISKGIR; encoded by the coding sequence ATGATTGTCTTTAATCCTTTATCCCTCTATACCACCTATCTAGGCTGGCAACAGTATGAGGTTCTATTCAACGCCCTGTGGCAAACAGGGCTGTTGTACCTTGGCTTTTTAGCCATTGGCTATCGCTTTCTTAAAAATGTGCTCAATCCCGCAGGTGCGTTCTATGCGGTTGAACATGCTTTAAATAATTTTCTTTATGAGCTGACAATCACTTTCCTGATATGCAGCCTATTCGTCTATCCCTGTGTGCCTCTGGAAACCAAAGCCCTGCAATTTAAACCCTTATGTGGCCTAAAAAACCCAACGACTGCGGTCATTGGCGACAGCGGGACAACTTATGATGAAGCCTTTGCAGATCTGCTGACGAATCAGGTCAAGATCCCTATAGGCTTTGCCATTATCCAGAACTTTATGTCGAGCTTTACTTACAGTCTCATGAAAGTAACGGGCTGCACCGACAGTCTACAATCCATTCAAGGCGATTTGGTATCAACTTATCTGCCACAGAATATTCGCAAACAAGCACTGGATTTTCATAGACAATGTTTTATTGAAGCGAGAACGCAATTCAACAGTGAGAAGCATGAAGCCAGTGAATTAGATCCCATGCTAAAACGTTATGGCGGTGAGGATGATTTAAACTGGATGGGTTCTAAAATCCTGCAAAAAATGTATTACAGCAAACTTCATGCACGCCAACCTGTGTCAGGTTTTACTTTCCATCAAGCCCCTAATCGTAATCTTGAAAAAGCGGCTAATCGTGGTGATATCCCACCAGAACAATTGCCAGAGGACGGCTATCCAAGCTGTCAGCAATGGTGGAGCAAAATCAAAACTGACCTGGTTGAAGTCTCTAATCAAGCCAGTGTTTTTAACAAGCATCTAAATTACTACGCCATGCTGGATAGGGTTCGCCAATATAAAATGAAACACCCGAAAGCCTGGAAAGCAGACATCAGTGCAGAAGATTTTATTGCCAAGATGCTCTTGCAAGAAAGCAAAGACATGCAGGCAAGTTCTGTACAAAACCTCATGGACAATAACAATGGCAAAGTCGCATCTGCGATTACCCATAGTTTGGTCAATGTCGGGCAATGGACAAAATCCTGGACATCTACCCCATTAAAAAGAGAAGCCATCATGCAAACCTTACCTGTAATGCAGGCATTTTTCATGTTCTTTTTAATCATTCTCACCCCAATGGTTTTGTCTTTGAGCTGCTACAGCACCCGAGCATTAGGCAGCCTGTGCGCCTTATTTGTCATGGCTATTTTTCTTCAATACCTCTGGCATTTAGTCGGATTTCTTGAGCGTTCAGTACTTGATCCATTAGGTGAAAACGATGCGATTTCTGCCATGAAGAATATGGCTGTGATGTTTTATTTTGTCGCGCCTGTTTTATTGCTGAGATTATCAAGTCATTTTGGCGGTGACGCTGGGGCTGGTCTTATGGATTTGGTTAATGGTTCGGATAGGCAGAGCGAAAGCATGGCTCAATCCGGTATGCACGTAGCCAAGACAGGAGTAAAAATTATTTCAAAAGGAATTCGATGA
- a CDS encoding single-stranded DNA-binding protein, translating to MTASLNRVQLIGNLGADPKSITGKDGQSFVTATLATNESFKQNDEWQTRVEWHQLVLFGKLTKVTEYLKKGVQVYLEGKLRSNQWTDNEGKARQALSIVVNHIQLLSSSKSADESSNKTAEQHMAQMREMLQPDSEEIPF from the coding sequence ATGACTGCATCTTTAAATCGCGTTCAATTAATTGGCAATCTCGGTGCTGATCCTAAAAGCATCACCGGAAAAGACGGACAATCTTTTGTCACCGCTACTTTGGCTACTAATGAATCATTCAAACAGAATGATGAATGGCAAACCAGAGTGGAATGGCATCAGTTGGTACTATTTGGAAAGCTAACCAAAGTCACTGAGTATTTAAAGAAAGGAGTACAAGTATACCTAGAAGGTAAACTACGTTCCAATCAATGGACAGACAACGAAGGCAAAGCACGTCAAGCCTTAAGCATTGTTGTTAACCATATTCAGCTACTCAGCTCATCCAAATCAGCTGACGAATCCAGCAATAAAACCGCAGAACAGCACATGGCTCAGATGCGTGAAATGTTGCAACCGGATTCGGAAGAAATTCCGTTTTAA
- the traD gene encoding type IV conjugative transfer system coupling protein TraD — protein sequence MSNYPINNLLREPTEAWSAITCLSLSLLAYTQPHLFLLTQTMGLYAALALLIPGIYRAWQAIKVKRYHRRLLAMPTYALSTTQIPLSKNWLFLGKGFRWRPSHTQKLHQIKQVKNEKFMQRSHCYQLARRFCQNHEHTKLAKWLNTNSKLNPFRPDPPVGGSPFLHGVGEEDKSVYIPQDVRVGHTFVVGTTRVGKTRLASILINQDIRNGDAVIVVDPKGDQDLVRDMIAACKASGRIEDFKIVHLGFPEQSAQYNPLKNFDQISEVATRITDAISAEGEGKQFAAFAWKYVNIVAICLEEMNQSITYQTIAFYISRLEQLLMSYADNILPNHYPNYHQEIDDIIEEHDSKIGKNNKTKSPMERHQAVVQYVKDHINKTIKSNNAEALHDQILIDLYDAAIMDKHYYDKITASVGPVLSEINKSNASKILSSKAQPGEIELMDIIKNKKVLYIGLDSLTNPNIAQAVGKAFLSDLVSTAGKIYKEPNARYTLKLHCDELSEIIQDSFVKILNKAGGAGFQVTAYAQTIQDMEVALGSRAKAEVSEGNFNTLIMLRVKNEETANLLVKVLPQVGVVGHTQVSMVNDTPHGDDGVYFNTTNEDRVQTSCVPMIGVDDIIALPKGQAFILINGGELFKIRIPLPKNNHHLASSSPIPSLVNAI from the coding sequence ATGAGCAATTACCCCATTAATAACCTATTAAGAGAACCAACAGAAGCCTGGTCAGCCATTACCTGTTTGTCTCTATCCTTACTGGCATATACCCAACCGCATTTGTTTTTACTAACACAGACTATGGGATTATATGCTGCGCTCGCATTATTAATCCCTGGAATTTATAGAGCCTGGCAAGCAATTAAAGTAAAACGCTATCACCGAAGATTATTAGCCATGCCCACCTATGCCCTATCCACCACTCAAATACCTTTATCCAAAAACTGGTTGTTCCTGGGCAAAGGCTTTCGCTGGCGACCAAGCCATACCCAAAAACTGCATCAAATTAAACAAGTCAAAAATGAAAAGTTCATGCAACGAAGCCATTGCTACCAGCTTGCCAGAAGATTCTGCCAAAACCATGAACATACAAAGCTAGCCAAATGGTTAAATACCAATTCAAAACTAAATCCGTTTAGACCTGATCCACCTGTTGGCGGCAGTCCTTTCTTGCATGGCGTTGGTGAAGAGGATAAATCTGTATATATCCCTCAAGATGTACGAGTAGGCCACACTTTCGTTGTTGGTACAACCCGAGTGGGAAAAACCCGTTTAGCCAGCATTTTGATTAACCAAGACATCCGCAACGGTGATGCTGTCATTGTTGTAGACCCGAAAGGCGATCAAGATCTGGTTAGAGATATGATCGCAGCCTGCAAAGCATCAGGACGAATAGAAGATTTCAAAATAGTACATTTAGGCTTTCCAGAACAATCTGCACAATACAACCCTTTAAAGAATTTCGACCAAATCAGCGAAGTTGCCACACGCATCACTGATGCAATATCCGCAGAGGGAGAAGGAAAACAGTTCGCAGCCTTCGCATGGAAATACGTTAATATCGTTGCTATATGCTTAGAAGAAATGAATCAATCCATTACCTATCAAACAATAGCCTTCTATATCAGCCGATTAGAGCAACTGTTAATGTCCTATGCTGATAACATTCTGCCTAACCACTATCCTAATTATCATCAAGAAATAGATGACATCATCGAAGAGCATGATAGTAAAATAGGCAAAAATAATAAGACTAAATCCCCAATGGAGCGTCACCAGGCAGTCGTGCAATATGTCAAAGACCACATCAACAAAACCATCAAAAGCAACAATGCTGAAGCCCTGCATGACCAAATCTTAATAGACCTCTACGACGCCGCCATTATGGATAAACATTATTACGACAAAATCACTGCCAGTGTTGGACCAGTACTTTCTGAAATTAATAAGAGTAATGCCTCAAAAATCCTGTCGTCAAAAGCTCAGCCAGGTGAAATTGAGCTGATGGATATAATTAAAAATAAGAAAGTGCTTTATATCGGCTTAGATAGCCTAACCAATCCCAACATTGCCCAAGCTGTAGGAAAAGCCTTTTTATCTGATCTGGTTTCCACTGCTGGTAAAATCTATAAAGAACCTAACGCACGATACACTTTAAAGCTACATTGCGATGAATTATCAGAGATTATCCAGGATTCTTTTGTAAAGATTCTTAATAAGGCTGGCGGGGCTGGATTTCAAGTCACTGCTTATGCTCAAACGATCCAGGATATGGAGGTTGCACTTGGTTCCAGAGCTAAAGCGGAGGTATCAGAGGGAAATTTCAATACTCTGATTATGCTGCGTGTTAAAAATGAAGAAACAGCTAATTTACTGGTTAAGGTGCTGCCACAAGTAGGTGTTGTTGGACATACGCAGGTTTCTATGGTTAACGATACGCCACATGGGGACGATGGGGTTTATTTTAATACAACCAATGAGGATCGGGTTCAGACTTCTTGTGTGCCTATGATTGGAGTGGATGATATTATCGCCTTACCCAAAGGACAGGCATTTATTTTAATTAATGGAGGTGAACTATTCAAAATTAGAATCCCATTACCTAAGAACAACCATCATTTGGCTTCAAGCTCACCCATTCCTTCTCTAGTAAATGCCATATGA
- a CDS encoding TIGR03756 family integrating conjugative element protein — protein sequence MTNTAFALESTSPPHPVNTFTIATRVLQKLFHNSHYKVIGSCTWTVGRLPPRLEVTPAIEQFLPDLVITISNKPEENPWLEARTLYENKAARTMYQQAYKAATGSALGFGNDSGQTTDLHINDERTRIVDVIGSPAAFYRIPYLSHRPETGFGVPYYLAEADAVMDRTEAAELLYMGTHPHLLINHEIGTLTQHWGSEIPRLMRVTQPYNYRASVVAAMHAVDIVTNKNPLHVTKSTSNSCGKNCVVANAVYDPQNTKVIWQEIYPLNRNIHPGDAQDFGIEDEKAGNGNYVFVLWRKYRGCIQHKGKLVNFLTFPKVGQPQKR from the coding sequence ATGACTAATACTGCCTTTGCTTTAGAAAGCACAAGCCCGCCTCATCCTGTGAATACCTTCACAATCGCCACACGGGTTTTGCAAAAGCTGTTTCATAACAGCCATTACAAAGTCATTGGCTCTTGCACTTGGACGGTGGGACGTTTACCGCCAAGACTTGAAGTCACCCCTGCGATTGAACAGTTTTTGCCAGATTTGGTGATTACCATCAGCAATAAACCAGAAGAAAATCCCTGGCTTGAAGCACGAACCCTTTATGAAAATAAAGCAGCAAGAACGATGTACCAACAAGCCTATAAAGCTGCAACTGGTTCAGCGTTGGGATTTGGTAATGACAGCGGTCAAACCACAGACCTTCATATCAATGACGAACGCACGCGCATTGTTGATGTGATTGGCAGCCCTGCTGCATTTTACCGCATCCCCTATCTATCACACAGGCCGGAAACTGGTTTTGGTGTTCCTTATTATCTGGCCGAAGCTGATGCAGTCATGGATAGAACGGAAGCCGCTGAATTGCTGTATATGGGAACGCATCCTCATCTGTTAATCAACCATGAAATCGGCACATTAACACAGCATTGGGGTTCTGAAATTCCAAGATTAATGCGCGTAACGCAGCCCTATAACTACAGAGCGTCAGTTGTTGCAGCCATGCACGCGGTTGATATTGTCACTAATAAAAATCCGTTGCATGTCACCAAGTCAACCAGTAATTCCTGCGGTAAAAACTGTGTGGTGGCTAATGCCGTTTACGACCCACAAAACACGAAAGTCATCTGGCAGGAAATTTATCCGTTAAATCGCAATATCCACCCAGGCGATGCACAGGATTTCGGCATTGAAGACGAAAAAGCTGGAAATGGCAATTACGTGTTTGTCCTTTGGCGCAAATATCGCGGCTGTATTCAGCACAAAGGCAAACTCGTCAACTTTCTTACTTTCCCCAAGGTTGGGCAACCTCAAAAACGATAG